A region of Toxorhynchites rutilus septentrionalis strain SRP chromosome 1, ASM2978413v1, whole genome shotgun sequence DNA encodes the following proteins:
- the LOC129761159 gene encoding uncharacterized protein LOC129761159: MGALNYSDPVVPHAGLHPPRIDPCRSSHPGPVVGCWGRVSQPDSSGKYAFYDRSYLPDFVQISSQFIWTDQLDDDLRLLGRTINGIMEAPNPSNSVEPYSQRQISRPGPVVESGEEVFQRATLGEYDSIEHHSQPDLPLISRGNDTTSNVMWLYYQNVRGLRTKIDDLYVAVCDCNYDVIMLTESGLDDSINSIQLFGAEFNVFRCDRSPSNSSKSRFGGVLIAVARHFSAVSVQTRNGNSLEQICVSTTIRWKRILLCAVYIPPDRSRDVGVYDSHLASVRELCDRASSDDTVLVCGDYNQPHIAWELHANSVVDLNPSLTSAASAVLLDGITFLGLQQRNFIRNFRGRTLDLVFCAPDINIAINESVSPLLAVDLHHPPLVLSLSDTRGAVLAVEDRNEGEHTLNYAKINFAAFNEFLSSYNWNALGQDVNDIATRFCEIVCSWLVTNTPRRKPPMSPAWSTPLLRILRRDKNSCQRKLRRRRTVETIHNFQLASSVYRRLNRALYKSYVLRVQTNLRRNPKSFWKFVNSKRKTADIPSKVFSGAQESSSVSEMCDLFSKHFASVFVAEAATPSEAERAAANIPESLIDLGPFVVTPQMVEKGVKKLKRSTVPGPDGVPAIVFCRCATSLALPLSRIYTASLSQGVFPDVWKHSFMFSVFKKGDKCNVANYRGITSLSAASNLFELIVNDAVFFKVKRYISPVQHGFMPGRSVSTNLLEFSSFCINRLEERAQVDAIYTDIKAAFDRIDHRILLRKLSRLGAFDEFIDWLRSYK; the protein is encoded by the coding sequence ATGGGAGCTCTCAACTACTCCGACCCAGTCGTGCCACACGCCGGACTTCATCCACCTCGGATTGACCCTTGCCGTTCAAGTCATCCCGGTCCTGTGGTCGGATGTTGGGGGAGAGTCTCCCAACCTGACTCTTCAGGCAAGTATGCATTTTATGATCGCTCGTATCTGCCTGACTTCGTTCAAATTTCCAGCCAATTTATATGGACTGATCAGCTCGATGATGACCTTCGATTACTGGGACGCACGATTAACGGCATCATGGAAGCCCCTAACCCGTCCAACTCAGTCGAGCCTTATAGCCAGCGTCAGATTAGCCGTCCCGGTCCTGTTGTTGAGTCTGGGGAAGAGGTCTTCCAACGTGCCACTCTAGGCGAGTACGATTCAATCGAGCACCATTCGCAACCTGATCTGCCTCTCATTTCTAGGGGCAACGACACGACTTCCAATGTTATGTGGCTGTATTATCAGAATGTACGCGGCCTGAGGACGAAAATTGACGATCTCTATGTAGCAGTATGCGATTGTAATTACGACGTCATCATGTTGACTGAATCCGGACTTGACGACAGCATCAACTCCATACAGCTATTCGGAGCTGAATTTAACGTTTTCCGTTGTGACCGTAGTCCTTCCAACAGTTCCAAGTCCAGATTTGGTGGTGTCCTTATCGCAGTAGCTCGTCACTTCTCTGCTGTATCGGTTCAAACGAGGAATGGAAACTCTTTGGAACAGATTTGTGTCTCCACTACCATACGTTGGAAAAGGATATTACTTTGCGCAGTATACATTCCTCCCGACCGCAGTCGTGACGTGGGGGTTTATGATTCCCATTTGGCTTCTGTGCGTGAGCTGTGTGACCGTGCGTCTTCTGATGACACCGTATTGGTATGTGGCGATTACAATCAGCCTCATATTGCATGGGAATTACATGCTAACTCTGTTGTTGATCTGAATCCGTCTTTGACCTCTGCAGCGAGTGCTGTTCTATTGGATGGAATCACCTTTCTCGGTCTCCAGCAGCGCAACTTCATTCGTAATTTTCGTGGCCGAACACTGGATCTGGTTTTTTGTGCTCCCGATATTAACATCGCTATCAACGAATCTGTATCGCCACTGCTAGCGGTGGATTTGCACCATCCTCCGTTAGTATTATCGTTATCGGATACAAGAGGAGCAGTGTTGGCCGTTGAGGATCGGAACGAAGGCGAACATACGTTGAATTACGCAAAAATTAATTTCGCTGCATTTAACGAGTTTCTGAGTAGCTACAATTGGAACGCTCTTGGTCAGGACGTTAACGACATCGCAACGCGTTTTTGCGAAATCGTTTGCAGCTGGCTCGTGACGAATACCCCACGAAGGAAACCTCCAATGTCTCCAGCTTGGAGCACTCCACTTCTTCGCATTCTACGGCGCGATAAAAATTCTTGCCAACGTAAATTACGCCGTCGACGAACTGTTGAAACCATACACAACTTTCAACTCGCTAGCAGTGTATACCGACGCCTTAACCGTGCCCTCTACAAATCATACGTGCTTCGTGTCCAGACAAACCTGCGTAGAAATCCAAAGAGCTTCTGGAAGTTTGTCAATTCCAAGCGAAAAACAGCAGATATCCCGTCTAAGGTGTTCTCGGGCGCTCAGGAATCGTCCTCCGTTTCTGAAATGTgcgatttattttcaaaacacttTGCATCGGTGTTTGTCGCTGAGGCAGCCACCCCGTCAGAAGCCGAGAGAGCTGCAGCTAACATTCCAGAGAGTTTAATAGACTTGGGACCATTCGTCGTTACCCCACAGATGGTTGAGAAgggcgtaaaaaaattgaaacgttCAACAGTTCCTGGCCCAGATGGCGTTCCAGCTATAGTTTTTTGCCGCTGTGCTACATCTTTGGCTTTACCGCTCTCCCGTATTTACACAGCTTCGCTGAGTCAAGGGGTTTTTCCAGATGTGTGGAAGCATTCCTTTATGTTTTCCGTGTTTAAGAAAGGTGATAAGTGTAACGTGGCTAACTATCGTGGCATAACCAGTTTATCTGCCGCCTCCAATCTTTTTGAGTTGATCGTGAACGATGctgtctttttcaaagttaagcgTTATATCTCACCAGTACAACATGGCTTTATGCCAGGACGCTCGGTTAGCACCAATCTCCTCGAGTTTTCGTCGTTTTGTATCAACCGTCTAGAGGAACGCGCTCAAGTTGATGCTATCTACACCGACATAAAAGCCGCTTTCGATCGAATTGACCATCGCATCCTACTGAGAAAACTATCCCGTCTTGGTGCTTTCGATGAATTCATCGACTGGCTGAGATCATATAAATAA
- the LOC129769664 gene encoding solute carrier family 23 member 2, protein MEMNENHAVNVEVNGINNAEKDSLKRGADITYGIDDTPPWYLSIFMALQHYLTMIGAIVSIPFILTPALCMEDEDPSRGIIISTMIFVTGLVTYIQATWGCRLPIVQGGTISFLVPTLAILNLPQWKCPNKDVIASMNSDEKSELWQIRMRELSGAIAVSALFQVFIGYTGLVGKLLKVITPLTIVPTVSLVGLTLFSHASDTASKHWGIAVVTIILMTLFSQAMTEIQVPTFKYRKGHGIQIGWFPLFKLFPVLLTIIIMWSLCAVLTVTDVLPEGHPARTDVRIRVLEDAAWFRVPYPGQFGIPTVTLAGVLGMMAGVLACTVESISYYPTVSQMCGAPPPPLHAINRGIGTEGLGTVLAGLWGSGNGTNTFGENVGAIGVTKVGSRRVIQWAAIIMILQGVLNKFGAAFIMIPDPVVGGIFCIMFGMIAAFGLSNLQYVDIRSARNLYILGLSIFFPLVLCLWLKEHPDFIQTGNKTLDSTLSVLLGTSILVGGCLGCVLDNLLPGTPEERGLIAWSKEMALEVNETSTDGIATSTFDFPYGMQVLKRYRWTRYVPFLPTYKMKL, encoded by the exons CACTATCTAACAATGATCGGCGCAATAGTGTCTATTCCATTCATCCTAACGCCGGCGTTATGTATGGAAGATGAAGACCCCTCGAGGGGTATAATTATCTCAACGATGATTTTCGTAACCGGCTTGGTAACATACATTCAGGCAACTTGGGGTTGCCGTTTACCGATTGTTCAAGGAGGCACGATTTCCTTTCTGGTACCCACTCTGGCTATCCTGAATTTACCACAATGGAAATGTCCTAACAAAGATGTGATAGCCTCTATGAATTCGGACGAAAAAAGTGAATTGTGGCAAATAAGAATGAGAGAGCTGTCCGGAGCTATTGCTGTGTCTGCTCTTTTTCAGGTCTTCATTGGATACACTGGTTTAGTTGGAAAATTGTTAAAAGTCATAACCCCGCTTACCATTGTCCCCACCGTTTCATTGGTTGGTCTCACACTTTTTTCTCATGCTAGTGATACAGCCTCAAAGCACTGGGGGATAGCAGTAGTGACAATTATTCtcatgacattattttcgcaagCTATGACAGAAATTCAAGTACCTACATTCAAATATCGCAAGGGCCATGGTATTCAAATTGGATGGTTCCCGCTTTTCAAACTGTTTCCGGTACTACTGACAATCATCATCATGTGGTCATTGTGCGCAGTGTTAACAGTAACAGATGTCCTGCCAGAAGGTCATCCTGCGCGCACAGATGTTCGCATACGAGTGCTGGAAGATGCTGCATGGTTCCGTGTACCATATCCTGGGCAGTTTGGAATACCCACTGTAACGCTAGCTGGCGTTTTAGGAATGATGGCAGGAGTTTTGGCGTGTACCGTAGAATCTATCAGTTACTATCCAACAGTCTCACAAATGTGTGGAGCACCTCCACCACCACTTCATGCCATCAATCGAGGTATTGGAACAGAAGGCTTGGGTACAGTACTCGCAGGACTCTGGGGATCCGGTAATGGTACGAATACATTTGGCGAAAACGTCGGTGCGATTGGAGTTACTAAGGTAGGAAGCCGACGTGTGATCCAATGGGCCGCTATTATAATGATATTGCAAGgagttttgaataaatttggcgcAGCATTTATTATGATTCCTGACCCGGTGGTAGGTGGAATATTTTGCATCATGTTCGGTATGATAGCAGCCTTCGGATTATCTAATCTTCAATACGTGGATATTCGTTCAGCACGTAATCTTTACATACTTGGGCTGTCGATTTTCTTTCCACTAGTCCTTTGTTTGTGGCTCAAAGAGCACCCAGATTTCATACAGACAGGCAACAAAACATTGGACTCAACTTTATCTGTTTTGCTTGGCACTAGTATCCTAGTTGGAGGATGCCTGGGGTGCGTTTTGGATAATCTTCTTCCGGGGACACCAGAGGAACGTGGCTTGATAGCATGGAGCAAAGAAATGGCGCTTGAGGTAAATGAAACAAGCACTGACGGAATTGCTACCTCCACTTTCGATTTTCCATATGGAATGCAGGTACTGAAAAG ATATCGATGGACGAGGTATGTACCGTTTTTGCCAACGTACAAGATGAAACTTTAA